The following coding sequences lie in one Amycolatopsis cihanbeyliensis genomic window:
- a CDS encoding bifunctional metallophosphatase/5'-nucleotidase, whose protein sequence is MSTRHVLGKYVRRAAVATGMTAVLVVSAGGAPATASGPGGILDRFPIFTLNVLFTNDTESALLGVEGDGTDEGPIVDGGMRPYGSPSRARTVLDDARREAVTGWPKPGQALWRGHLTLSGGDNFLAGPEFAASLDSGVPFYDGIATREMGYDASAIGNHEFDFGPDTFADFIDSTGGELPFVSANLDFSGEPRLRAKAEDGTIVSSKVLRSSGQRIGVIGLTTPELPAISSPREVEVSGELAEITNGLAGRLARHGVDKILLVSHLQDIDNELALVPRLSGVDAVIGAGGGEILAGEGDRLIPGDTAERGFPLYAEDADGDRVPVVTTTGDYKYVGRLVLTFNWKGEVLRVDERRSGPIRVSGVGPDAVHGDPGVRAQVEKPVAEYVEDMAETTVATTEVPLNGVRAEVRGRETNLGSLLADALAWTGRRQAEEFGVTPPQVGIQNGGGIRNDSTLPAGDITELNTYEVAPFSNFVAVLPEVPRQTLRQLLERGVAASPDASGAFMQVSGLSFRYDTGRTAQVVAEGTNTIVTPGERVRDVVLDDGTVLVADGEVVDGPPVSVATNDFSARGGDGYPFGDAEFTPVGKTYQQALSEYLAEGLNGLVTAERYPVGGTGRITPIG, encoded by the coding sequence GTGAGTACACGACATGTCCTCGGTAAGTACGTCCGGCGCGCGGCGGTGGCCACCGGGATGACCGCGGTACTGGTGGTGAGCGCGGGAGGCGCCCCGGCCACGGCGAGCGGTCCGGGTGGCATCCTCGACCGGTTCCCCATCTTCACGCTGAACGTGCTGTTCACCAACGACACCGAGTCCGCGCTGCTGGGCGTGGAGGGGGACGGCACCGACGAGGGCCCGATCGTGGACGGCGGGATGCGGCCGTACGGCAGCCCGTCCCGGGCAAGGACGGTGCTGGACGACGCGCGCAGGGAGGCCGTCACCGGGTGGCCCAAGCCGGGGCAGGCGTTGTGGCGCGGGCACCTCACCTTGTCCGGCGGGGACAACTTCCTCGCCGGCCCGGAGTTCGCGGCGAGCCTGGACAGCGGGGTGCCGTTCTACGACGGGATCGCCACCAGGGAAATGGGTTACGACGCCAGCGCGATCGGCAACCACGAGTTCGACTTCGGTCCGGACACCTTCGCCGACTTCATCGACAGCACCGGTGGTGAGCTGCCGTTCGTCAGCGCGAACCTGGATTTCTCCGGTGAGCCACGGCTGCGGGCGAAGGCCGAGGACGGCACGATCGTCTCCAGCAAGGTGCTGCGCAGTTCAGGGCAACGGATCGGCGTGATCGGGCTGACCACCCCGGAACTGCCCGCGATCTCCAGCCCGCGCGAGGTCGAGGTGAGCGGCGAGCTCGCGGAGATCACGAACGGGCTGGCGGGCAGGCTCGCGCGGCACGGGGTGGACAAGATCCTGCTGGTGAGCCACCTGCAGGACATCGACAACGAGCTGGCGCTCGTGCCGCGACTGTCCGGTGTGGACGCCGTGATCGGCGCGGGCGGCGGGGAGATCCTCGCCGGCGAGGGCGACCGGCTGATCCCCGGGGACACCGCGGAGCGCGGCTTCCCGCTGTACGCGGAGGACGCGGACGGCGACCGGGTGCCGGTGGTGACCACGACCGGTGACTACAAGTACGTCGGCAGGCTGGTGCTCACCTTCAACTGGAAGGGCGAGGTGCTGCGCGTCGACGAGCGGCGGTCCGGCCCGATCCGGGTCTCCGGTGTCGGCCCCGATGCCGTGCACGGCGACCCCGGGGTGCGCGCGCAGGTGGAGAAGCCGGTCGCGGAGTACGTCGAGGACATGGCCGAGACCACCGTGGCGACCACCGAGGTACCGCTGAACGGTGTGCGGGCGGAGGTACGCGGCAGGGAGACCAATCTCGGCAGCCTGCTCGCGGACGCGCTGGCCTGGACCGGGCGGCGGCAGGCCGAGGAGTTCGGCGTGACCCCGCCCCAGGTGGGCATCCAGAACGGCGGCGGGATCCGGAACGACTCCACACTGCCCGCGGGCGACATCACCGAGTTGAACACCTACGAGGTGGCGCCGTTCTCCAACTTCGTCGCGGTACTGCCCGAGGTGCCCCGGCAGACGCTGCGGCAGTTGCTGGAGCGCGGGGTGGCCGCGTCCCCGGACGCCAGCGGGGCTTTCATGCAGGTCTCCGGCCTGAGCTTCCGCTACGACACCGGCCGCACGGCGCAGGTGGTCGCCGAGGGCACCAACACCATCGTCACCCCCGGCGAGCGGGTACGGGACGTCGTGCTGGACGACGGCACGGTGCTGGTGGCGGACGGCGAGGTCGTGGACGGCCCGCCGGTCTCGGTGGCCACGAACGACTTCTCCGCCAGGGGCGGCGACGGCTACCCGTTCGGGGACGCCGAGTTCACCCCGGTCGGCAAGACCTACCAGCAGGCCCTTTCCGAGTACCTCGCCGAGGGACTGAACGGGCTGGTCACCGCGGAGCGGTACCCGGTGGGCGGCACCGGCCGGATCACGCCGATCGGCTGA
- a CDS encoding acetyl-CoA C-acetyltransferase, whose protein sequence is MPEAVIVSAARSPIGRANKGSLAEMRPDDLTVQMVRAALDKVPQLDPAQIDDLMLGCGLPGGESGFNMGRIVAVLLGYDHLPGTTITRYCSSSLQTTRMALHAIKAGEGDVFISAGVEAVSRFAKGSSDSLPDTHNPVFAEAESRTVKVAEEGADTWTDPREDGTLPDAYIAMGQTAENLARLKGVSREEMDSFGVRSQNLAEQAIADGFWAKDITPVTLPDGSTVAADDGPRAGVTVEGVAGLKPVFRPDGRITAGNCCPLNDGAAALVIMSDTKAKELGITPLARVVSTGVTGLSPEIMGYGPVEASRQALSRAGMSIGDIDLVEINEAFAAQVIPSYRDLGIDLDRLNVNGGAIAVGHPFGMTGARITSTLINSLRHHDKQWGLETMCVGGGQGMAMVLERLS, encoded by the coding sequence ATGCCCGAAGCCGTCATCGTGTCCGCAGCCCGCTCCCCGATCGGGCGGGCCAACAAGGGTTCCCTCGCGGAGATGCGCCCGGACGACCTGACGGTCCAGATGGTGCGTGCGGCGCTGGACAAGGTGCCGCAGCTCGACCCGGCCCAGATCGACGACCTGATGCTCGGCTGCGGCCTTCCCGGCGGGGAGTCCGGCTTCAACATGGGCCGCATCGTGGCCGTCCTGCTCGGCTACGACCACCTGCCCGGCACCACCATCACCCGGTACTGCTCCTCCAGCCTGCAGACCACCCGGATGGCCCTGCACGCGATCAAGGCCGGTGAGGGGGACGTGTTCATCTCCGCGGGGGTGGAGGCGGTGTCCCGCTTCGCCAAGGGCAGCTCCGACTCGCTGCCGGACACGCACAACCCGGTCTTCGCCGAGGCCGAGTCCCGCACCGTGAAGGTCGCCGAGGAGGGCGCGGACACCTGGACCGACCCGCGGGAGGACGGCACGCTGCCGGACGCCTACATCGCGATGGGCCAGACCGCGGAGAACCTGGCCCGGCTGAAGGGCGTGTCCAGGGAGGAGATGGACTCCTTCGGCGTCCGCTCGCAGAACCTCGCCGAGCAGGCCATCGCCGACGGCTTCTGGGCCAAGGACATCACCCCGGTGACCCTGCCGGACGGCAGCACGGTCGCGGCGGACGACGGCCCGAGGGCAGGGGTCACGGTGGAGGGCGTCGCCGGGCTGAAACCGGTGTTCCGCCCGGACGGCCGGATCACCGCGGGCAACTGCTGCCCGCTGAACGACGGCGCGGCCGCGCTGGTGATCATGTCCGACACCAAGGCGAAGGAACTCGGGATCACCCCGCTGGCGCGGGTCGTGTCCACCGGGGTGACCGGGCTGTCCCCGGAGATCATGGGCTACGGCCCGGTGGAGGCCTCCCGGCAGGCGCTGTCCAGGGCCGGGATGTCCATCGGCGACATCGACCTTGTGGAGATCAACGAGGCGTTCGCGGCGCAGGTCATCCCTTCCTACCGGGACCTCGGCATCGACCTGGACCGGCTGAACGTGAACGGCGGCGCGATCGCGGTGGGCCACCCGTTCGGCATGACCGGGGCCCGGATCACCTCCACCCTGATCAACTCCCTGCGGCACCACGACAAGCAGTGGGGGCTGGAGACCATGTGCGTCGGCGGTGGCCAGGGCATGGCGATGGTGCTGGAGCGCCTTAGCTGA
- a CDS encoding LppU/SCO3897 family protein, which yields MSVPPPSGPQDPQPGGEQPGYGQGPGPQPGHGPPPGPPPQYPQQPGPGGYPQPGWPQQPPPAGQQPGYGGFPPAPPPQYPQQFPQQPSGRNRKKWLRIAVPVVIALVVSTAWIVQFIGSPDRAEAGDCLAIAEFTDDADVETVDCADPSANVKVGVKLDSAADRCPGPNYDELVLEGEAGYKLCLMLHVSAGDCLANLDQSTTKGYETVPCGDPSAQAEVLEIVEGDPDAQEACAQAGGDVMGYPEPPRSLCMRAPRTA from the coding sequence GTGAGTGTTCCCCCACCATCCGGTCCGCAGGATCCTCAGCCCGGCGGCGAGCAGCCCGGGTACGGCCAGGGCCCCGGACCGCAGCCCGGACACGGACCGCCCCCGGGACCCCCGCCCCAGTACCCGCAGCAGCCGGGGCCCGGTGGGTATCCCCAGCCCGGCTGGCCGCAACAACCGCCACCCGCCGGGCAGCAGCCCGGTTACGGCGGCTTCCCGCCCGCGCCGCCACCCCAGTACCCGCAGCAGTTCCCGCAGCAGCCTTCCGGCCGGAACCGGAAGAAATGGCTCCGGATCGCCGTGCCGGTCGTCATCGCGCTGGTCGTCAGCACGGCCTGGATCGTGCAGTTCATCGGCTCCCCCGACCGTGCCGAGGCGGGGGACTGCCTCGCGATAGCGGAGTTCACCGATGATGCCGACGTGGAGACCGTGGATTGCGCGGACCCCTCGGCGAACGTCAAGGTCGGTGTCAAGCTGGACAGCGCGGCCGACCGTTGCCCCGGACCGAACTACGACGAGCTCGTGCTGGAGGGCGAAGCCGGCTACAAGCTCTGCCTGATGCTGCACGTCTCCGCGGGCGACTGCCTGGCGAACCTGGACCAGTCCACCACCAAGGGCTACGAGACCGTCCCCTGCGGTGACCCTTCCGCGCAGGCCGAGGTTCTCGAGATCGTCGAAGGCGACCCGGACGCGCAGGAAGCCTGCGCGCAGGCGGGCGGCGATGTGATGGGCTATCCCGAACCCCCGCGCAGCCTCTGCATGCGGGCTCCGCGGACCGCTTGA
- a CDS encoding Bax inhibitor-1/YccA family protein, with amino-acid sequence MRTSSNPAFRNLPTGGAAYGQYGPAVGFNQPRGGVPGHGAPQAPAGSADRPMTVDDVVIKTGMSLGVALITGIITAIWAQGQMIAGSSGPVFGAMIGGMLVGLGLALFIAFKQKASGPLTLAYSAVEGVFLGAITGVFELIPGASGIGLQAIAGTAGVFAVMLVVYKTGAVKVTPKLTKWIIGAMGGALILMLANLVLYMFGVNMGLRDGGTLAIIFSLVVIGIAAFSFLLDFDMADRMIREGMPSKWGWFAAFGLMTTLVWLYLEILRLLSYLQGE; translated from the coding sequence GTGCGTACCTCAAGCAACCCTGCTTTCCGCAATCTGCCGACGGGTGGCGCGGCGTACGGCCAGTACGGACCGGCGGTCGGCTTCAACCAGCCGCGAGGCGGCGTGCCGGGCCACGGTGCGCCGCAGGCTCCCGCCGGTTCCGCGGACCGGCCGATGACCGTGGACGACGTGGTGATCAAGACCGGGATGAGTCTCGGTGTCGCGTTGATCACCGGAATCATCACGGCGATCTGGGCGCAGGGCCAGATGATCGCGGGCAGTTCGGGCCCGGTGTTCGGCGCCATGATCGGCGGGATGCTGGTCGGCCTCGGGCTCGCCCTGTTCATCGCCTTCAAGCAGAAGGCGAGCGGGCCGCTGACGCTGGCCTACTCGGCGGTCGAGGGTGTGTTCCTCGGCGCCATCACGGGAGTCTTCGAACTCATCCCCGGCGCCAGTGGCATCGGTCTGCAGGCGATCGCGGGCACGGCGGGTGTGTTCGCGGTGATGCTGGTGGTCTACAAGACCGGGGCCGTCAAGGTCACCCCGAAGCTGACCAAGTGGATCATCGGCGCGATGGGCGGCGCGCTCATCCTGATGCTGGCCAACCTCGTGCTGTACATGTTCGGCGTGAACATGGGCCTGCGCGACGGCGGCACGCTGGCGATCATCTTCAGCCTCGTGGTGATCGGTATCGCGGCGTTCAGCTTCCTGCTCGACTTCGACATGGCCGACCGGATGATCCGCGAGGGCATGCCGTCCAAGTGGGGCTGGTTCGCCGCCTTCGGGCTGATGACCACGCTGGTCTGGCTGTACCTCGAGATCCTGCGGCTGCTGTCGTACCTGCAAGGGGAGTAG
- a CDS encoding MSCRAMM family protein, translated as MGETRRTTGRYRRALGLCAATLLGALSVVTLAQPAAAQVDEGIGHRLEPGQPYGGQDRPYDWAGSYLVGGEQVFCVSFALKAPDTDEQYEPGDELLTKWGEKLPADHAANISYLLLRYGDTKDPDEAAALAHLLHSWTAAPRPGHDDLNRNKSFREVGYAVEDRFGELPESARRAVERLEADAEANRGPWSASVTPAEGEQTIGTAAEWTIAVRNARGTGIADVPVTVRLTDATAGEDTEPRAEQVGSAETETETTTTTAAEPGAEADPGTTRTVTTNEEGEAVLQVTPTGPRPKLVAALSAPADRPYVRKPVEADTQRVVSTGGERELTAEGVTSARTQPGVVRIAKRDADSGAGLAGAQLRLTGGDRTAPAVGQDDRPLTGPDGKPLVLTTEGEDGTATVQNLRTPQEVCVVEVGPPSGYDHAFDPAEPPAACGKLEPDRTLTLELANAPNEVPRTIPAGTEATTVASSATTSGLPAAAFAGLGALAALGSLLVGRVARRRFGNRN; from the coding sequence ATGGGCGAGACCCGACGCACGACCGGCCGGTACCGAAGAGCGCTCGGCCTCTGCGCGGCCACGCTGCTCGGCGCGCTCTCCGTGGTGACGCTGGCGCAGCCCGCGGCGGCCCAGGTCGACGAGGGGATCGGCCACCGGCTCGAACCGGGGCAGCCGTACGGCGGGCAGGATCGCCCCTACGACTGGGCAGGCTCCTACCTGGTCGGTGGCGAGCAGGTGTTCTGTGTCTCCTTCGCGCTCAAGGCGCCGGACACCGACGAGCAGTACGAACCGGGCGACGAGCTGCTGACCAAGTGGGGCGAGAAGCTGCCCGCCGACCACGCCGCGAACATCTCCTACCTGCTGCTGCGCTACGGCGACACCAAGGACCCGGACGAGGCGGCCGCGCTCGCGCACCTGCTGCACTCCTGGACCGCGGCGCCACGACCGGGGCACGACGACCTGAACCGGAACAAGAGCTTCCGGGAGGTCGGCTACGCGGTGGAGGACCGGTTCGGCGAGTTGCCGGAGAGCGCGCGGCGTGCCGTGGAACGGCTGGAGGCGGACGCGGAGGCCAACCGGGGGCCGTGGTCGGCGTCGGTGACTCCGGCGGAGGGTGAGCAGACCATCGGTACCGCGGCCGAGTGGACCATCGCCGTACGCAACGCCAGGGGCACCGGGATCGCCGACGTCCCGGTGACCGTGCGGCTCACCGACGCGACCGCGGGCGAGGACACCGAGCCGCGGGCGGAGCAGGTCGGCTCAGCCGAAACCGAAACCGAAACCACGACCACGACCGCCGCGGAGCCTGGGGCCGAGGCCGACCCCGGAACCACGCGCACGGTCACCACGAACGAGGAGGGCGAGGCCGTTCTCCAGGTCACCCCGACCGGGCCGCGGCCGAAGCTGGTGGCCGCCCTCTCCGCGCCGGCCGATCGGCCCTACGTGCGGAAGCCGGTGGAGGCCGACACGCAGCGGGTGGTGTCCACCGGCGGCGAGCGCGAGCTGACCGCCGAGGGGGTGACCTCCGCCCGTACCCAGCCGGGCGTGGTGCGGATCGCCAAGCGGGACGCCGACAGCGGCGCGGGCCTCGCCGGGGCACAGCTACGACTGACCGGCGGGGACAGGACCGCACCCGCCGTCGGCCAGGATGACCGGCCGCTCACCGGGCCGGATGGCAAGCCCCTCGTGCTCACCACCGAGGGCGAGGACGGCACGGCCACGGTGCAGAACCTGCGGACGCCGCAGGAGGTCTGCGTGGTGGAGGTGGGTCCGCCTTCCGGATACGACCACGCCTTCGACCCGGCAGAACCGCCCGCGGCCTGCGGGAAGCTGGAACCGGACCGAACGCTCACCCTGGAGCTGGCCAACGCCCCGAACGAGGTACCACGGACGATCCCGGCAGGCACCGAGGCGACCACCGTCGCCAGCAGCGCCACCACCTCCGGCCTGCCCGCCGCGGCCTTCGCCGGCCTCGGGGCACTGGCGGCACTCGGGTCGCTGCTCGTGGGCCGGGTGGCCCGGCGGCGGTTCGGCAACCGGAACTGA
- a CDS encoding class F sortase: MRPASPNRHRLVTAYLLGVASLLAAELAVAGALVLPLGRADGVVAGSALPAAGVPTGVTGTGDARESADPTTSPPPERKEPEPTDSPDQAAASAPPAAEAGQQPGTIRLPDGGTARLVRERVVGPNAVLPIPGNLDEASWWGVGLGAPGGASLFAGHVNWHGQVGPFAELWDARVNEPVTVTDEAGKTWTYRITQVITLGKNELPQRADELFSQYGKHRIVLVTCGGRWVGGSTGYAENRVVIAEPG; this comes from the coding sequence GTGCGGCCCGCGTCCCCGAACCGGCATCGGCTGGTCACCGCCTACCTGCTGGGCGTGGCCAGCCTGCTGGCCGCCGAGCTGGCCGTGGCGGGCGCCCTGGTGCTGCCGCTGGGTCGGGCGGACGGCGTCGTCGCCGGCAGCGCGCTCCCCGCCGCGGGGGTGCCGACCGGGGTGACCGGTACGGGCGACGCGCGGGAGTCCGCCGACCCGACCACGAGCCCGCCGCCGGAGCGGAAGGAACCCGAACCCACGGATTCGCCGGACCAGGCGGCCGCCTCCGCGCCCCCGGCCGCGGAGGCGGGGCAGCAGCCCGGCACCATCAGGCTGCCCGACGGCGGGACGGCGCGGTTGGTGCGCGAGCGGGTCGTCGGCCCGAACGCGGTGCTGCCGATCCCGGGGAACCTGGACGAGGCGAGCTGGTGGGGCGTCGGCCTCGGCGCTCCCGGCGGCGCCAGCCTGTTCGCCGGCCACGTCAACTGGCACGGGCAGGTGGGTCCGTTCGCCGAGCTGTGGGACGCGCGGGTGAACGAGCCGGTCACGGTGACCGACGAGGCGGGCAAGACCTGGACATACCGCATCACCCAGGTGATCACGCTGGGCAAGAACGAGCTGCCGCAGCGCGCCGACGAGCTGTTCAGCCAGTACGGCAAGCACCGGATCGTCCTGGTGACCTGCGGCGGGCGCTGGGTCGGCGGCTCGACCGGCTACGCCGAGAACCGCGTCGTCATCGCCGAACCCGGCTGA
- a CDS encoding SDR family oxidoreductase, with the protein MAHYLVTGATGLIGRHVTRLLLARPDTERVTLLVRAASRDRLAAMVAGWPNPERTTLLTGDLTEPHLGVDERARDELRETVDHLVHLAALYDLTADEEANVAANVQGTRHVLDLAADLRVGCLHHVSSVAVAGDYAGVFTEEMFDAGQRLITPYHRTKFEAERLVREQHEVPWRVYRPAVVVGHSTTGEMDKVDGPYYLFTAIGKLAALPNLPLVGPDIGDTNLVPVDYVAAALVELAGKDGLDGRTFHLVSPEPQPVTEVYNAFARVAGAPTIDLELDQRLSRGITGLLRLTEHVPGVTIARDAVLERLGIPPVLLETMTFPSVFSSAATRRALAGSGVDVPRLADYAPVLWRYWREHLDPFRAREHGPRGELDGRHVVITGASSGIGRATALAVAAEGGIPLLVARRRAELEEVRDEIAAAGGYAAVYPADLTDEDSVHKAVEAMLSEHGQVDMLVNNAGRSIRRSIRLSYDRFHDYERAMAINYFGAVRLILALLPHMSERKFGHIVNVSSIGVQGIAPRFSAYVASKAALDSFAKIAATETHGDGITFTTIHMPLVRTPMIRPTKIYDAFPTKSPEQAARMVVAALKNRPKHLGTPIGQAIQLAYALTPGLTDAVAYQGFRIFPDSAAAGGSGEIKLGRGERHLSRAATALARLTRGFHW; encoded by the coding sequence ATGGCCCATTATCTGGTGACCGGCGCGACCGGGTTGATCGGCAGGCACGTCACCCGGCTACTGCTGGCCAGGCCGGATACCGAGCGGGTGACGCTGCTGGTGCGCGCGGCCTCCCGCGACCGGCTCGCCGCCATGGTCGCCGGCTGGCCGAACCCGGAGCGGACCACGCTGCTCACCGGCGACCTCACCGAACCGCACCTCGGTGTGGACGAGCGGGCCCGCGACGAGCTGCGCGAGACGGTCGACCATCTGGTGCACCTGGCCGCACTGTACGACCTCACCGCGGACGAGGAGGCCAACGTCGCCGCCAACGTCCAGGGCACCCGGCACGTCCTCGACCTGGCCGCCGACCTGCGGGTGGGCTGCCTGCACCACGTGTCCTCGGTCGCGGTGGCAGGGGACTACGCGGGCGTGTTCACCGAGGAGATGTTCGACGCCGGCCAGCGGCTGATCACGCCGTATCACCGCACCAAGTTCGAGGCTGAGCGGCTGGTCCGCGAGCAGCACGAGGTGCCGTGGCGGGTGTACCGGCCCGCGGTGGTGGTCGGGCATTCGACCACCGGCGAGATGGACAAGGTGGACGGCCCGTACTACCTGTTCACCGCCATCGGCAAGCTGGCGGCGCTGCCCAACCTGCCACTGGTCGGGCCGGACATCGGCGACACCAACCTGGTCCCGGTGGACTACGTGGCCGCCGCGCTGGTGGAGCTGGCGGGCAAGGACGGCCTGGACGGGCGGACCTTCCACCTGGTCAGTCCCGAGCCACAGCCGGTAACCGAGGTGTACAACGCGTTCGCGCGCGTCGCCGGGGCACCCACCATCGACCTCGAGCTGGACCAACGGCTCTCCCGCGGCATCACCGGACTGCTGCGGCTGACCGAGCATGTACCCGGGGTCACCATCGCCAGGGACGCCGTGCTGGAACGGCTCGGCATCCCGCCGGTCCTGCTGGAGACCATGACCTTCCCCTCGGTGTTCTCCTCGGCGGCCACCCGCAGGGCGCTGGCCGGGTCGGGCGTGGACGTGCCGCGGCTGGCGGACTACGCACCGGTGCTGTGGCGGTACTGGCGGGAGCACCTCGACCCCTTCCGCGCCCGCGAGCACGGACCGCGCGGCGAGTTGGACGGCCGGCACGTGGTGATCACCGGGGCGTCCTCCGGCATCGGCAGGGCGACCGCGCTCGCGGTCGCGGCCGAGGGCGGCATCCCGCTGCTGGTCGCGCGCAGGCGTGCCGAACTGGAGGAGGTGCGCGACGAGATCGCCGCCGCCGGCGGGTACGCGGCGGTGTATCCGGCGGATCTCACCGACGAGGACTCGGTGCACAAGGCGGTCGAGGCGATGCTGTCCGAACACGGGCAGGTGGACATGCTGGTGAACAACGCGGGCCGGTCGATCCGGCGGTCCATCCGGCTGTCCTACGACCGCTTCCACGACTACGAGCGCGCGATGGCGATCAACTACTTCGGCGCGGTGCGGCTGATCCTCGCGCTGCTGCCGCACATGTCCGAGCGGAAGTTCGGGCACATCGTGAACGTCTCCTCGATCGGGGTGCAGGGCATCGCCCCGCGGTTCTCCGCCTACGTCGCGTCCAAGGCCGCACTGGACTCCTTCGCCAAGATCGCCGCCACCGAGACACATGGCGACGGGATCACCTTCACCACGATCCACATGCCGCTGGTGCGCACCCCGATGATCCGGCCGACCAAGATCTACGACGCGTTCCCGACAAAATCACCCGAACAGGCGGCCCGGATGGTGGTCGCCGCGTTGAAGAACCGGCCCAAGCACCTCGGCACCCCGATCGGCCAGGCCATCCAGCTCGCCTACGCGCTCACCCCCGGGCTGACCGATGCGGTGGCATACCAGGGTTTCCGGATCTTCCCGGACTCCGCGGCCGCGGGCGGATCCGGCGAGATCAAGCTCGGGCGCGGCGAGCGGCACCTGTCCAGGGCGGCCACCGCGCTGGCTCGGCTCACCCGCGGATTCCACTGGTAA
- a CDS encoding cell division protein DivIVA: MASERDSGLMPLRREFDQVWHGFDRNQVKQYVEYLEDQLRRLLSDRDSAMAQASTLSRELENARRELAKLHTRVDELCKPPERPEDLDERMQRTVDLANTRAEEIVTRAETAAEEHWAKAGEASGKLRARYAKLLGELESHAEAMENEHQAALAETRAEVERLTTEAAQRREQLDQEAERRRRAIERDFDAKMAAEKAALEKHIADQQTASKNQAERRIAEAIAEAKRRLDEAATEAERRVDEATTEAERRTTEATQQVERLTDIREQARLRVRKAQDLLKEGEPALTPLPEEETELAPSAS, encoded by the coding sequence ATGGCGTCCGAGCGAGACAGTGGGCTCATGCCGTTGCGTCGAGAATTCGACCAGGTGTGGCATGGCTTCGACCGTAATCAGGTTAAGCAGTACGTCGAGTATCTGGAAGACCAGTTACGACGGCTGTTGAGTGATCGCGATTCGGCGATGGCGCAGGCGAGCACCTTGTCCCGCGAGCTGGAGAACGCGCGCCGCGAGCTGGCCAAGCTGCACACCAGGGTGGACGAGCTGTGCAAGCCACCGGAGCGGCCGGAGGACCTCGACGAGCGGATGCAACGCACCGTGGACCTGGCGAACACCAGGGCCGAGGAGATCGTGACCCGCGCCGAGACGGCCGCCGAGGAGCACTGGGCGAAGGCCGGTGAGGCCTCGGGCAAGCTGCGTGCGCGTTACGCGAAGCTGCTCGGTGAGCTCGAGTCGCACGCCGAGGCCATGGAGAACGAGCACCAGGCGGCGCTGGCCGAGACCAGGGCCGAGGTGGAGCGGCTGACCACGGAGGCAGCTCAGCGGCGCGAGCAGCTCGACCAGGAGGCCGAGCGCAGGCGCAGGGCCATCGAGCGTGATTTCGACGCCAAGATGGCCGCGGAGAAGGCGGCGCTGGAGAAGCACATCGCCGACCAGCAGACGGCCAGTAAAAACCAGGCCGAGCGGCGGATCGCCGAGGCGATCGCCGAGGCGAAGCGCAGGCTGGACGAGGCGGCGACGGAGGCCGAGCGGCGGGTGGACGAGGCCACCACCGAGGCCGAACGCCGCACCACCGAGGCGACCCAGCAGGTGGAGCGGCTCACCGACATCAGGGAGCAGGCCCGCCTGCGGGTGCGCAAGGCGCAGGACCTGCTCAAGGAGGGTGAGCCCGCGCTGACCCCGTTGCCCGAGGAGGAGACCGAGCTCGCCCCCTCCGCCTCCTGA
- a CDS encoding fasciclin domain-containing protein encodes MHVRKTRFAATGAVAAMALLLSACGGDDQASDSGQDQDTQSPSPTSEQTTSSPTASNGMTTADDVYGPGCAQVPTDPSDEGSVQGMIDDPVGTAASNNPLLTSLTKAVKTAGLVDTLNKSDASYTVFAPANPAFEALPKETLNALLTDESKKQQLTDILTYHVVPERMDAQGVVDAGSLETVQGGSLTVEGSGQDFTVNGAKVLCGNVPTANATVFVIDKVMMPES; translated from the coding sequence ATGCACGTTCGTAAAACCCGCTTCGCCGCCACCGGTGCGGTCGCCGCGATGGCGCTGCTGCTCTCCGCGTGTGGTGGTGACGACCAGGCGAGCGACTCCGGGCAGGACCAGGACACCCAGTCCCCGTCGCCGACCAGCGAGCAGACGACCAGCTCGCCGACCGCGAGCAACGGGATGACCACCGCGGACGACGTCTACGGTCCCGGTTGCGCTCAGGTCCCGACCGACCCCAGTGACGAGGGTTCGGTGCAGGGGATGATCGACGACCCGGTGGGCACCGCGGCCAGCAACAACCCGCTGCTCACCAGCCTCACCAAGGCGGTCAAGACGGCCGGTCTCGTCGACACGCTGAACAAGTCGGACGCCTCCTACACCGTGTTCGCCCCGGCCAACCCGGCGTTCGAAGCGCTCCCGAAGGAGACGCTGAACGCGCTGCTGACCGACGAGTCGAAGAAGCAGCAGCTCACCGACATCCTGACCTACCACGTGGTTCCGGAGCGGATGGACGCGCAGGGCGTCGTCGACGCCGGCTCGCTGGAGACGGTCCAGGGTGGCAGCCTCACGGTCGAGGGCTCCGGCCAGGACTTCACCGTGAACGGGGCCAAGGTGCTGTGCGGCAACGTGCCCACCGCGAACGCCACCGTGTTCGTGATCGACAAGGTGATGATGCCGGAGAGCTGA